In Pseudomonadota bacterium, a genomic segment contains:
- a CDS encoding MoxR family ATPase has product MEDNVAAAVAAPQNDAGDAFRALKAEIQQKIIGQHALIDRLLIALLANGHLLVEGAPGLAKTTAIKELAERIEGDFHRIQFTPDLLPADLTGTEIYRPQDAEFKFQRGPIFHNLVLADEVNRAPAKVQSALLEAMGERQVTVGSHTYTLPKLFLVMATQNPIEQEGTYQLPEAQLDRFLMHVSITYPDGDEEQQILRLAREQAQEQLAERPQPPVVVSQAQVFAAQQQVLDLHVSPELERYMVELVLATREPGRYGDDLASWISFGASPRGTIALDRCAKAHAWLAERDYVSPEDVQAVAFDALRHRLLMSFEAEAEGVDANALIAQLLERVPVP; this is encoded by the coding sequence ATGGAAGACAATGTAGCCGCGGCCGTGGCCGCGCCGCAGAACGATGCCGGGGACGCCTTCCGGGCGCTGAAAGCGGAAATCCAGCAGAAGATCATTGGTCAGCACGCGCTGATCGACCGTCTGCTCATCGCTTTACTGGCGAACGGCCACCTGCTGGTAGAAGGGGCGCCGGGGCTGGCCAAGACCACCGCGATCAAGGAACTCGCGGAGCGAATCGAAGGAGACTTCCATCGGATTCAGTTCACGCCTGACCTGCTGCCCGCCGACCTGACCGGGACCGAGATTTATCGTCCGCAGGATGCGGAGTTCAAATTCCAGCGCGGTCCGATATTTCACAACCTGGTCCTGGCGGACGAGGTGAACCGAGCGCCGGCCAAGGTCCAGTCCGCGCTGCTCGAAGCGATGGGCGAGCGGCAGGTGACGGTCGGCAGTCACACCTATACGCTGCCCAAACTGTTTCTGGTGATGGCCACCCAGAACCCGATCGAGCAGGAGGGTACCTATCAGCTGCCCGAAGCCCAGCTCGACCGATTTTTGATGCACGTCAGCATCACGTATCCCGATGGTGACGAAGAGCAGCAGATCCTGCGGCTCGCTCGGGAGCAGGCCCAGGAGCAGCTCGCCGAGCGCCCGCAGCCCCCGGTGGTCGTGAGCCAGGCGCAGGTGTTTGCCGCGCAGCAGCAGGTCCTCGACCTGCACGTATCGCCGGAGCTGGAGCGCTACATGGTTGAGCTGGTGCTCGCGACCCGCGAGCCCGGTCGTTACGGTGATGATCTGGCCAGCTGGATCAGCTTCGGCGCCAGTCCTCGCGGTACGATAGCGCTTGACCGCTGCGCCAAAGCGCACGCTTGGCTCGCCGAACGCGACTATGTTTCGCCCGAAGACGTCCAGGCCGTCGCTTTTGACGCCCTGCGTCATCGTCTGCTGATGTCGTTTGAGGCCGAAGCGGAGGGGGTTGATGCCAACGCCCTGATCGCTCAGCTGCTGGAGCGCGTGCCGGTACCCTGA